The Musa acuminata AAA Group cultivar baxijiao chromosome BXJ2-5, Cavendish_Baxijiao_AAA, whole genome shotgun sequence genomic interval CATGTTTCATTGCCAATCACAAGCTGATATTGAGTTGCTTTTCTTTCCTTGACTGTTTTTGAAATTTTTCTTAATTTATTATTGTTACTAACTTGATTACATTGGTATAATACTAACATTCAACTTGTTGAGAAGGGGAACATGCTAGTAACATGGAAGCTTGCAACATGTACTGTCAATAAACAGCACATAATGCACAATAGCTGCTTTTTACAATAATATCATAGGGTTAGATCTTTTTAGTTGAATGTCATGGTGTGCATGTTGATATGATGCATTTACTTTTAATTCCatgattttcatacattacttttGATTTAGCATTGAATGTAACTGAAGTCAACTTTACTTACTCTTAGGACTTACTGGTAATTCAGATCACCTAGAGCATTATAGTTTAGTTGCAACTGAGTAACCGTTCAATTTTATTTCCTGTAGAAATATCATTGTATTTTTGCCTTTTCATTTTTTGTGGTTCCACATAGGACATACAATATACACACTTAAAGATTTGCTTAAGAAAAGATGGCTATATCATTTGGTTGTATAACTTGGCACCTAGAGTTCCCAAGTACCTTGCCTTCCTGGTTGCCTTGACTGCATGGATGCATGTAAAGTTATGATCCAAGGATGCACTCGAAGCTTGTAGTGTACCCAACATAGACACTTCAAGAAATTTATTTGCTGCTTTATCTTCTTTTATTTGGCTTTTAGGGTCTCTGATGTTTAGTTCACTTCAAGGTCACTTGTATCTTGTGATGTAGCTGCATTGTTTGGGAGTCCTGCTGAATTCTTGCAAGGAATACAGCCCGGCAGCTCATATTAGAGATAAAGCTGCCCTTTTCTCAACACTTGTTGTGGGTCTTCAGCTGCCAAGGTGAAAGAAAGCATTTGAGATCATCTTAAAACATTCACTCAAGTATGTGCAACAATAATTCTTTATGCATTCCCTTTGAAACAGTGAAGAGATTCGAGGGGAGATAATGTTTGTGCTGTATAAGATGTCCCTTCAACAGGCCACTCCATGGGATGATGAGAACAACCATGATATTGATCTTTCATCAAAAGGAAATTCCTTACTGCAACTTTCACTTGAAGCTTTGCTCAAGACCCAAAAGGATGATGTTCGCATAAATTGTGTAGGTTGGTTCAGCTGTCCTACTGTTTTGCTATGTACTCCACTTTTGTAGTCTTCCATTATATGAGAGAATTGCATATTCCTCTTTAAATTTTGACAAATGATAACTATAGATATATGGGGAGTTATGCTTAGCACCATAAGTGGGTTTCTTCATTTTAGTAAGATTACTGCAATAATAATTCAAGTTCCTTTTTTAGCTGGTTAAAGATTCAGGTCTTCAAATTGTTTGAGAGGCATGAGAACTATCCATATTGATGGTGGGTGCTGTTATCAGTAAGAAGTAATTGCCATAGGAAGCAGCAGTGTCAAAGAGTTCAAAGGATGAAcgacaaagacaaaaaaaaacacGAAAAAAAAAGAATTCTTGTTCCTGGCAGAGATCTGTTCTGTAAAATGCTTTAATTGATATGTGCACCATTGGTGCCACTTAATGTTTGTCTTCTGATTTACGGATGTGATCTAGATTGGAATCTCCTTTAGTCAACTGTCCGATAGTGGATGAAGGTGGGAGCCCATAAGTGCACAGTTCCTGCGATTTTTACTATTGTGAAGTGTGAAGCACAAGGAGCATAAAAATAATTCATCTACTTATGTCAAGACTCAACAGAACCGAGAGGTACTTAGTGATCGGAAGCACCTTTAATTAAAACAATGGTCTTGATCTACTTTAAGCATTAGATGATACCAATCGATGCCTTAAAAGCATCCAATAAGCCTTCTATATATGCCATAATCAATGTAAAGATCAACTTCTATACTATTGTATAAATCTGTTAGATGGTGGTGTTTGGAGTGGACCAATATAAGCCACTTTCATGTTTAACTACCAGGCATCTTCTTTTAATACATTGATCCATAATTTGTATATGCTGATAATACAAGTGGCAATGGATGTCCTAGCAGGGTACTGCATTAAAAGATATTTGTGTAACCTCACTAGATTGGGGTTCCAATGTTTTTTATGTAGTAAACATTTTAAAAACAGAATGCAACTTGATTGTGTTTGATGGAGCAGGCTGAATTTTATGAATGAGATTGAAGGATGTAGAATAGATGGATGCAGCAGAGCTTAAATGAAtgattttgtatgattttttttttgttacaatATGAGGATTCAGATGACCAGTACCAACAGATTCTGTCAACTATGGAAAATACAGTGGTTTAAACTTATTATCTTTCCATATGTTTTCTTAGTGCATAAGCTGGTGTGTGGTTGCAGAAAAGCTTATTGATTGGGCTTGCGAGTTTGATTTCTGTTGTCTTGGAGATTCTTAGTTGGTGTGCTCCCTAGGCTAGAGACTCCTGCTACTAAGCTCATGCACCTTCAAACTCTTCTAAAATTGATGCATTAGATATGTGCACTGAAATTATTTTCTGATGGACTTATCCTCTATGCATTTCATTTCCTAGTTATTGGGAAGATGAATATGAATAGATTGTGGAGCGACTTTATTATTCCAACTAGGTGTGATTTATTTAAAGCTGATTAAGTGAATTTACATTTCTTCTATAAGTTCTGAGAAGTACTTAATGGCTCTTTGTTTGTCCAGTGATATTTCCTTCAATGGAGTTCAACTGTGGGATATCTCATAGTTGACCCAAAAATAGTTGGTTCTGCAGGGGTGCTTGTCGTTGTTCAAATAAAATTTGAGAGTTTTGATGCCATATCATTGCTTCTCCAACGTGACATGGGGTTGTCAGGGGCTGTAGTCATGATAATGGCATTTTTGTACATCTGACACTCAACTAATCTGCAATGGTGGGAGCCTCATACACTGATTATCTTTTTGGTTTAACTGAACTTACAAGTTTTGACATGGTTTCTCATCAATGTATATGGCTTTTTGTTAGAAAGAATCTTTATTAATGAACTTTACCATTTCAGAAAGAAGTCACTGCTAGCATCAAACAGAAATAGGCTGAAGTTCCTAAGGTTGGACCTAGCCAACTCTAAGTTCATGTATACCTTGCTTTACCAAAATATTGCTAGTCACTTCCAGCTTTAACCAGTCTCTACACTATTTTTACTTTAAAATAGACAAAAGACTTGAGAAGTTATCTATGATTCTCAATTACATTACATATCTTCCAAGGGACATCACCAGACGATGGCAATAATTGACTAATACAAATATGCAAACAAAAACTTCAACTTATTATATTTGGAAAATTATAAGATTTTTCATTTTTCCGTTAGTTTTAAGTAGAAATTACTAAATAGTAAATAGGTTAAATTTGTGACTCTCATTGTAGTTACTTAATATAAAAATGTCTTATATTCCATCATGCACTTTTATTGTTCTCACATGGTCTCACATCTCAAAAGCCATTTACCCTGCAGCACTGCTGATGGTGTTAGCCCGGAGAGGTGTATTCGATAACTCTTTTGAAAATGATCAAATTGGAGGCTTTAATAAAGAAATAGATAAGCCGATTCATGGAGATGAAGTAGTCTTTTCTTCACCTCTTATTGAAATGTTTGCTGTTGCTATTAAAGGTCCTCTGCTTTCTTCTGATAGTCAACTACAAACCAGCACCTTGGACTTGGTCTTTCATATCTTTTCATCTGGTGCTACTTGTTTGAAGAAAATTCAAGCTCTTGTTGAAAATAACATTGCAGATTATGTTTTTGAAGCACTCAGACTGTCAGGTATCAAGTTTTTAGATATTTGTAGTGTGTTCTCTAAAAAGTGATCAGACTCTCAGTTCATTGAAACACAATTAGGCAATTGGCAAAACCacttaatatattatattatgatgtcaatctgcaggaaacagagattCCCTCATCATTTCCTGCCTTCAAGTTCTTAATTTATTAGCAACTGCTGAAGAAGTCTTTATACAAAGACTTGCAATTGGTTTTCCTACATTGCTTGCAGTTTTACGATATGTAACTGAGATACCTCTTCATCCAGTTCAAAATCATGCTCTAAAACTTGTTTGGACTTGTATCACAAATTGCCCAGGAATCATGTCAATTTCTCAAGTAGAGGAAATAGCCGTGATTTTGACAGGAATTTTCAGAAGACCTGACATGGGAGAGCTGGCCATGGTTTCTGAAACCTTTACCTTGGCCTGCTCAACATTTGTGGAGATCCTAAGATCACCATCTGCCTGCAATATACAGCAATTGGCTTTATTATTTCAAGAGGCATCTAGAAATGCAGTAATTGCATCTCTTTCATCTCATGAAGATCCAGATAAACTTCTGTACTCCCTCTACCTTCTAAAAGAAGTATACACATGTGGTGTTGAGGGATATTCCCATGCAAGTTGTGCCAGAAAGGAGTTGGAGGAAAATATTATTGAAACTTGTTTAACATATTTGTTACCTTGGCTTGGAAGAGTCATCGATGGAGGGCAAGATGAGGAAATTGTACTGGGTATTATCGAAACTTTTCATATAGTTTTACTTGTGGGTTCGGAAATTCAAGCACGACACTTTGCTGAGTCTCTGGTTTCATCGTCTTGGTTCAGTTTGTCATTTGGATGTTTGGGATTGTTTCCAACTGACCAGATGAAAACAAGAATATACCTGATGCTAAGTTCAGTTATCGACAGACTTTTAGGCTCTGACTTTGGAGAATCCATCAGAGATTGCTACCCCAATCTTCCATCTGATCCTCTAGAGCTGATATATTTACTGGGTCAAAGCTACTTAGATGATCCACTTATGGCTTCCTGTCAATGTGCTGTTCTTATGATGCTATATGTTAACTCATTGTATGGTGAAAGGTACTATATTGTTTCTGTCAGTTCACTTCCTGTAAAGCTTAGAGTCATAGGCATTAGCTTATTTGATATTTCGGTACTCCAGGTTTACTGATGGGAACCAAGTATTGGCTTCTTTAGAGCAATATATCCTTGTCAATGTCAGCAGCAACTCATCATGTGAAATTGCTAATTCCATGATGCTTTCTCAATTGGTGCATCTTTACGCTCTTGTTAGAAGTGATCCCTTTAGCTGTCAATCACTGTGCAGCACGGAAGCTGAAAAATCTGTGTTCTGTTTAATAGCTGAAATGGAGTTGGATTTGTTCTCTATAGGTCTTCATCCAAGAGCAGTAAAGTGGTTTTTCCAACAGGAAGAAATCATGAAACCCCTTTCTTACTTGGTACTGAACTTCTGTAGATCATACAGCACAAACAAGGCTCAAATTTGTACACAATCAAATTGTATCAAACTGCTAGATATCCAGATGATAGCAGACCTCATAGTTTCTGGAGATAACTTTGTCACAGAATTGCTGGTTTCATTACTGAAAGAGTTAGAAGAAGGCAGAGAAGATGATATCTCACATTTGGTTAATGCCATGACGGACATCCTGAATATTTTTCCTGGAGCATCTGATGAGTTCAGCTTACATGGCATTGCTGAAGCACTTAATAGGGTCTTTTACTTGACACATGATGCACTGATCATCAAGAcctgctcccttttcattttcaatGTTCTTTCTTTGGCAAATCATGAAACTCTTTCTCAAGATAAAAATTGGCTTGGAATCCTACTGAAGGTATATCCTATAATCTTTCTGATGCCATTCTACATGTCAACTTCCTTCCACTCTCTTACATGTTCCACACTTACCAGAAATGCTCTTTTGGCTATGTAACAATTGACATAAATCAAATGATGGAAAAGATATTTGTGAGTTATTATCATTATGTTTTAGGACCGTTCAGAGGCAAGATGGAGAAAGAATACCCCAGATTActccttttttttgtgttttgatgGAGAATCTTACAAATTGTTAGTTTCTTTAAGAGGAGATATTTGTCTTTCTGAATATAGAAAATTATGTCAGTCAGTTTAGAATTCATAATTGCAGAGAACTTACTGAATTGTTGTGTTCAATGCAGCTGCTTGAGCATTTAAGACCTAAATTAGTTCACTACTCATTTGGCCAAGAAGAACACTTGATACTTGCTATTTTTAGCCTCATCCTTCACTATTCCACCAGACAAGTACTTCAAGAAGCATCAAAGGCTATACTACTGGATAAGTCTTTAGCTTCTGCTGTAGAGAAAGTTGTACAGACAGCATGCGAAAAAGGTCCAGCATTAAATGCTTATGATGAAGAGACACCTATAGGAGAGACATTAATTTTTCTCCTTTTACTATATGTGTTCTCTTTAAGAAGGTCAGTGATCTTAACTGTTGCAATCGATACTACTCATTGAAGCTCAGCTAATGCCTTTTCTTCTCAGTTTGCATGCTGTATTTCAGGAAACTATGGATTGGCAAGACTTCTTTCAATTTGCTGATGAAAGTTATCCATCATCAGTAATCTGTATTAAATGCCATGATTTATGCAGGCTGCT includes:
- the LOC103983765 gene encoding protein PUTATIVE RECOMBINATION INITIATION DEFECT 1 isoform X1 translates to MEEYLDDGDENELEMADAACEKGHRPSMAVATAEGGAICLVCLSALLSDRRALTHHVSYALSQLSAAIRCPEFVRRLAGRQPHLLVSPLVRALSSFDDEPLARQLIDLVSDLSGCGLPCSVFVDFITRIADFLSSGALAWSRRQFFMLHCLGVLLNSCKEYSPAAHIRDKAALFSTLVVGLQLPSEEIRGEIMFVLYKMSLQQATPWDDENNHDIDLSSKGNSLLQLSLEALLKTQKDDVRINCVALLMVLARRGVFDNSFENDQIGGFNKEIDKPIHGDEVVFSSPLIEMFAVAIKGPLLSSDSQLQTSTLDLVFHIFSSGATCLKKIQALVENNIADYVFEALRLSGNRDSLIISCLQVLNLLATAEEVFIQRLAIGFPTLLAVLRYVTEIPLHPVQNHALKLVWTCITNCPGIMSISQVEEIAVILTGIFRRPDMGELAMVSETFTLACSTFVEILRSPSACNIQQLALLFQEASRNAVIASLSSHEDPDKLLYSLYLLKEVYTCGVEGYSHASCARKELEENIIETCLTYLLPWLGRVIDGGQDEEIVLGIIETFHIVLLVGSEIQARHFAESLVSSSWFSLSFGCLGLFPTDQMKTRIYLMLSSVIDRLLGSDFGESIRDCYPNLPSDPLELIYLLGQSYLDDPLMASCQCAVLMMLYVNSLYGERFTDGNQVLASLEQYILVNVSSNSSCEIANSMMLSQLVHLYALVRSDPFSCQSLCSTEAEKSVFCLIAEMELDLFSIGLHPRAVKWFFQQEEIMKPLSYLVLNFCRSYSTNKAQICTQSNCIKLLDIQMIADLIVSGDNFVTELLVSLLKELEEGREDDISHLVNAMTDILNIFPGASDEFSLHGIAEALNRVFYLTHDALIIKTCSLFIFNVLSLANHETLSQDKNWLGILLKLLEHLRPKLVHYSFGQEEHLILAIFSLILHYSTRQVLQEASKAILLDKSLASAVEKVVQTACEKGPALNAYDEETPIGETLIFLLLLYVFSLRSLHAVFQETMDWQDFFQFADESYPSSVICIKCHDLCRLLHFGSSIVKLVSSQCLLELLTTVSEQREKKKKEPNWSVRYVESVITVTEGLLFYGDFTTSSNCRACLSMLLGWEKSGSLDKKVIGNSKWFRLVMEELIMTLAAPCFASRSFINQHKPAAHMAIFFLKMDKVPSWMKSVFSHSSISGILNNLSACSLTSDMVKLFRELRVRKYLNKEQVDALHNLFQVCRKQVYKDISREEVVEENIHKVIKTPDDTGDVCTVLIQLLLSSNSYYNEIQSEHEKLLEEIDLFLQFSTIQ
- the LOC103983765 gene encoding protein PUTATIVE RECOMBINATION INITIATION DEFECT 1 isoform X2 codes for the protein MEEYLDDGDENELEMADAACEKGHRPSMAVATAEGGAICLVCLSALLSDRRALTHHVSYALSQLSAAIRCPEFVRRLAGRQPHLLVSPLVRALSSFDDEPLARQLIDLVSDLSGCGLPCSVFVDFITRIADFLSSGALAWSRRQFFMLHCLGVLLNSCKEYSPAAHIRDKAALFSTLVVGLQLPSEEIRGEIMFVLYKMSLQQATPWDDENNHDIDLSSKGNSLLQLSLEALLKTQKDDVRINCVALLMVLARRGVFDNSFENDQIGGFNKEIDKPIHGDEVVFSSPLIEMFAVAIKGPLLSSDSQLQTSTLDLVFHIFSSGATCLKKIQALVENNIADYVFEALRLSGNRDSLIISCLQVLNLLATAEEVFIQRLAIGFPTLLAVLRYVTEIPLHPVQNHALKLVWTCITNCPGIMSISQVEEIAVILTGIFRRPDMGELAMVSETFTLACSTFVEILRSPSACNIQQLALLFQEASRNAVIASLSSHEDPDKLLYSLYLLKEVYTCGVEGYSHASCARKELEENIIETCLTYLLPWLGRVIDGGQDEEIVLGIIETFHIVLLVGSEIQARHFAESLVSSSWFSLSFGCLGLFPTDQMKTRIYLMLSSVIDRLLGSDFGESIRDCYPNLPSDPLELIYLLGQSYLDDPLMASCQCAVLMMLYVNSLYGERFTDGNQVLASLEQYILVNVSSNSSCEIANSMMLSQLVHLYALVRSDPFSCQSLCSTEAEKSVFCLIAEMELDLFSIGLHPRAVKWFFQQEEIMKPLSYLVLNFCRSYSTNKAQICTQSNCIKLLDIQMIADLIVSGDNFVTELLVSLLKELEEGREDDISHLVNAMTDILNIFPGASDEFSLHGIAEALNRVFYLTHDALIIKTCSLFIFNVLSLANHETLSQDKNWLGILLKLLEHLRPKLVHYSFGQEEHLILAIFSLILHYSTRQVLQEASKAILLDKSLASAVEKVVQTACEKGPALNAYDEETPIGETLIFLLLLYVFSLRRLLHFGSSIVKLVSSQCLLELLTTVSEQREKKKKEPNWSVRYVESVITVTEGLLFYGDFTTSSNCRACLSMLLGWEKSGSLDKKVIGNSKWFRLVMEELIMTLAAPCFASRSFINQHKPAAHMAIFFLKMDKVPSWMKSVFSHSSISGILNNLSACSLTSDMVKLFRELRVRKYLNKEQVDALHNLFQVCRKQVYKDISREEVVEENIHKVIKTPDDTGDVCTVLIQLLLSSNSYYNEIQSEHEKLLEEIDLFLQFSTIQ